From the genome of Ictidomys tridecemlineatus isolate mIctTri1 unplaced genomic scaffold, mIctTri1.hap1 Scaffold_80, whole genome shotgun sequence:
agtactATATTACCATGaaaagatgatagattatgaaataagaactttactacatcaaagaaattttgataaaaggaaatcccactatttattactctatccattaaaaattcatgaagtatttcagcatggactttacacatgccatcagaatcaaggtgcagGCCCTCCaggaaaaggccttccacagccacctaattaaatcagcaacatttattagatcactgttaaatcctcctctttaacacttccctctgacttttctcaaggtaaggagggtttgacttttccttttctatattctataacctactgcttatgcttccattatgggtgattacaaactttatgttgtaggattttcatatctgtgacaaaattttaagttatggcatgcatctcatccacctttccatctattgcagtgcatatcaacagattttcaacaaacatctgcagaagtaatatttctggcttttctgtatatagccccttatccttgtctatgagagatagctattgcctatctcagtataagattatgtagtgtcccatatgtgccagaaaactggaggaaaagttaaaatgtactcagctttatcctttcattgttaagacctgagatagcaaccaactgttttagcaagcaatagaagtggaagatgaatgtgatttataagtcaatcactactattcagatcatcataccaaaAGGTGGAGGAATTGGCtgaggcccaaaaggcccaccgagctgAAGTGGCAGTCCATAccgaatgggaggtggtggaggccatcCCATTGGGGGTCCCATGGGGGGGcccatgaagggtacccctgagaaaggagggggccctttcatagccatatgaacctgcaatttaagatttgaaagaagttaaaagttttaaaattcctatgtattaagacaaagtaccaacaccgataaaagctaaaacccaaaacaggcacctgtccagagaacaccatcagtgcaacaaaactctacccacccctcctgtgtattcccactgacagcttacagaagttggaaggatgccacaagagggaccagtttgttactgattatatctgcacaggaaagggaaaggcaagaggactggcagaggttgttaacagaggtgatttctgaccagtatgtcatgttgtattcactacaatctatttcaaagggactccccccctccccatcacttccctttcatcacaatagctcattacttccatattaagaatgaacagaataaaatgaaaaatccattctctacccatgtaataatagctactattcagAGTATCTTCggtaagtctttcatatattattcaacctctgagatctttaagtaactgtcttgttttaaataagagggaacaaaagcaaatggaatatcataatttgttgaaggccacactgcatattaaagaaactcaatcccaggtttgcctccaagccatgctttCCCCACCTCTActcctctctaacaatgggtctttgttctcttttaaatcttctactacaaaggggtttggggtcttatctaagctgcccttagatttctccagagatgtatattcctagaatatatatacactggaacttgagaagtattttccatcacagtgctatatacacaaattaggaagaaaaggctttaatatttactttcatttactgtacaccatttgagatattgatttatcatttcctatgagtagtgggtttgaaactaaacaattaaaaatttattttattatagagctgcagaagacctaccagatataatagcaacacagttacaagagaatacatttatgtgaacaaatgagaccattgcttgggactggctcaagaggtcatttcagattatcattgtttcactgaaacagtatttcactttcagaaaatctgataccaatctaattcaaatcactcaaaatagggtttgcacaaatggaggaattcttaaataacattcttccaaacaaaaataaaaatgatgaattatataatttataatgaatttactttgccttagaagattcaacacaaaacaccatatagagtgataactttttacattctgtagttcattatagttgtacacacttaagcaacattcccaagtgaaggagaaaagtaagctcaatattgcatgcagtttaaagcaaacaagatcagtgtcatgctctgaatatccttcccagaaatgcacagaataaaacccaattcagttctcaacctctaagtacttactccaactggatgctcagtcaaagaagtaatggtggagactgagggggtctcaggttcttggggaacagtttgctttttaaaaaacaaatgggatagtacaaatagaacacaaagaaggataaagcaaagagaaagtactgtaggaaagctacatgttcctgcatgaccacatgattcacagtaactacaaaacttaccttgccctcattcgtcaccttagctggagaagaacttctggagctgctgttcatgtgagctggaccacatcctgggtctgttagagatcaaagaatggattcagacttaatctaacatgaaaagaataaaaatcctccatccacaattacagattctttgaaattacttggtcctttaccagaggcaacgggtttcccagatgcctcagaagaccagtacgaggtaaaggtccatccattgacccTTGGGAAAGAAAcagagcccttgtatgtatttttcagaagaaataaaccactggtggacaggtcagggttcaacaataactggaaagcaacattaaaaatgggttgcccaggggttggggtcatagctcagttgtagagtgtttgcctagcatgtgtgaggcactgggtttgattctcagcacacatttaaaaaataaataaagatatcatgtccatctacaattaaaaatatttttttaaaaaaaatgggttgcccaatacataaatcacaatttatgaagagacttaagtaaaataaagaactgccttgggttgatagaacagcagattaataagtactggtcctaaactttaagctatagacttgaagtatgtgtaggctgtttttttctttagtctgtataacctgacttccaatcttaccaagactacagtcctatttagaattggaaataagactcagtatttcatgttggaaatatgtatgctacataaagtttaaggctacttttataatattttggaaaggaacaccatagagatttaatttaaagataaaggtttacacttcacagtgtaaaatttaaaagaaaaaaaaacaatatagggacctccaggaaaaaaaaaatgttttctattctagaacagattttacagaaaacattcacaAAGATAacgtaagaaattatcttctatgtattgtacaggcccaaattctatgtttttattagaatattcaaaagggaaaaaaaaacaaaaccttgaagcagtttactataaagcaacatgtgaatgctcaccaaatccgtttctgggcatatctttttgattaagagtagcagaaggaggtctTCCAGCTTGCTCTGCCAtcagtggaggggaacattctccaccactCACGGGGGctggaccaaaagagccattatggttcagtggacctaaagacaacaatgccgtgttactactttaaggtagccttctccctgacaccaaccctcacctcctgctttagcaaatcattcagattatttcataaccattacacacagaaataaaaagtaatttacatacattctgcaccaagaaataaaatagctccttttacaaagtgccccctacctctcagaggaggattttgtaaatttGGTCTTCCCGGCATAGGTTTTACAATCATGGGTTCATCTTGCTGCATTGccatcttttgggtcatttccaatagtcttgaatattgagaaagaatgggctgaattatgaaacagcaatctattccttcatagataatatctagcataaccttaaaacactataaaacatatagtaagataccaaaatcacatacttctgtctcaaattagcagcttcccttttctcttcagctatagctctttctgcagaacgagctttgagctattaaagagaaaatattcaaattcagttgctGTAGGCTATacacaaaatgaagaaaagggggaaaaaaatcttacccaattatcatgagctttcttctcctgcacagcaatctgaaaaagacaacacattaaaaaaatatgtttttagggactcattataatagcctataattgtctgtattagatacaaagaattctgcaactacaggacagtattaattactacctggtttttaaatgAGCGCTCGGTTTTCTGTAGttcttcttccagttcttcaATTCTCCacctaagaattacaacaattgaataacatttgaaacattctgaccattttccctttattccatcagctatacttttaaagactttatcatacataagaaaaacatttctatagttatatgaatccagtgtgatcaaaactaatacgacagaccaggtgcaatgccacatgccagtaatcccaatgattgggaagctgaggcaggaggatcacaagttcgaggtcagtctcagcaattaagtgggaacctatgcaactgagaccctgtctcaagggaaaaaaaaggtctaaggatgtagcttagtagtaaagcaccaaaaataaataaataaataaaataaaaacctaatactaataacttctttatcatttaattgctaaagattctgaatgataaattataatttctgtaacggttcatcagtgtgttctcaagtaattctgctagaaatatcttcctccttaaaacattttttatttttttcaaattatatccatagaagatttccaaggtctatcaaatgccacacttttgtgggtcttgatacatcacacagcaaactgatttcttaaagaattactacaacaatCAAAACCCCCAGAATtgtttgcattgaccaagttccctatggtctttCCAATTGGGtgtaagtaaattttttgttaacatttttcatttgtaaagttgaaatttattttttctcctgtgtgaattgaatgtattcatatcctctcgttatttatacttccatgctattttcttctatctacataatgtaaaaaaagattaaaaaagaaagctaacactagatcattagacattgacaccctcctttagaaactgaactcacttgtaatttttaacttcctgtacagcggaaaccaccgtttcatctgcagctgacagccgctgctctttttctagtctctcatattcttcgtggcttagtttcctaaaataaagccagttatcaaatcaaaagtttctctttgtaaatatcacttcccacaattctataaaatgcttaggcacataaaatagaaattcaaacctgcaattttgtaaatcaaactctggcaaatcacttacattttctaacttctcctcttaattctctacttaccagtaaataaaataaatgtgaaaacaacatgtgccccaagggcaagtatcctgtgtgtaagataataaaaactcactttactttacttcaatgtggaagatcaggactgatcaacctaacataattaaacatattaggataaagcaggggataattcttttcttgtttctgccatgggtaggacactaagtatatctttgtcatggaggaactcttttctcaatccaagactggtaccataataaagatatagtcagtcaaagaaaaaatcttctagaatatgtctttttagctatgcaattaacgacagaacatttttcacactttagatatctatttcaaaagaattgcaattaagcaaaaagacaaatctgagttttgataatgtctgaaaaaaagccaaactgacccacgatcagagtattatctactgacaagttttaactctgatcatgaaactcaagatgttcatctactgagacaaaggtagccacatttaatgattcaaaaaatactattttctgctatccttgtattactttagccatagttctaattcaaaagataattaaattgaaacttaattttccataaatcagaagaactatagtaaaaaaggattattgataccaaatagaaaaaggggattatatattcttatatagcttctcatttaattcttcagcaagtattttatgagtggctataatatactagttaccttgtaagatgctaaagaataaaagagctcactgtttcaggtataaatgacacctaaaggaatataataattttccccactggcttaagaaggaatatggagaaaacttaatcttgaaggacagagagaattttgtttccaattatcaaagagttagtctgagagtactaagaacaatcaaaacatctttataagaatataaaattgtgtttgaaaggatccaagctaaaaaggcagtgaagatatatgtatgtggccaagatccattagaaaaaggaatctcagaattacaagtaaggctggcactttaaggtacttttctcctaggtttacccacatattgaagataacacagagatataatgagtctgaactaagccttcatcaaattcctgggcttaggggaaaaaacaagtgtttggggctacaaataaagggacccttaataaaagccctagcctttgagtttagattagaaagtactgcacacttaagtgatgaacaggcaaaaaatccaaaaggaataatactgaaacattgaaaagacaagtcatttttgaattatcttaattgctgactaagtttAAAGTGACagacaatcttactcaagtaacctcaacacttttctataagaagataacttcatcttagtcctcaaatttcatctataattatcacaacaatgttagccaatcaaaactgatcaggcactccataagacaaaattctgtgagaaaaaaatcccacagaaaaggaaaccacctaatggggttatccgcacatgttttaaaatcactgtgctttatatactcaaaaaagtaaagtcaagattatgaatttcaggtttgggaatatagtttagttgttagagtgctgccttgcatgcacaaggctctgagttcaaaccccagcaccacaaaagaggaaaaaaaaagattatgaattttgtcaaag
Proteins encoded in this window:
- the LOC144374639 gene encoding transport and Golgi organization protein 1 homolog, coding for MMDVSRTQTTISVVEEDLKLLQLKQSALMSTICNLEDQIKKLESDCNSLRSSKAELEEECKTLRQKVEILNELYQQNEMALQKKLSHEEYERLEKEQRLSAADETVVSAVQEVKNYKWRIEELEEELQKTERSFKNQIAVQEKKAHDNWLKARSAERAIAEEKREAANLRQKLLEMTQKMAMQQDEPMIVKPMPGRPNLQNPPLRGPLNHNGSFGPAPVSGGECSPPLMAEQAGRPPSATLNQKDMPRNGFDPGCGPAHMNSSSRSSSPAKVTNEGKVHMAMKGPPPFSGVPFMGPPMGPPMGWPPPPPIRYGLPLQLGGPFGPQPIPPPFGPGIHPPIGFREYAPGVSPGKRDLLFDPCDFFPEPAPAPFRPLGSFGPREYFISGAPLPPPTHGPQDYGPPPAAKDLMPSGFKDEAPPTPDSQV